A DNA window from Candidatus Sulfidibacterium hydrothermale contains the following coding sequences:
- a CDS encoding TlpA family protein disulfide reductase translates to MRKAFFRQNPYFKKGGDLNQYKQALLAYKNRQMDSLTDYVRKHKVSKDFIDYAKAEINNEYVYRLFIPLDNKYVSRHDLPSGYLQDAIPEKNKVSRAYKTALADKYIYNYTHSPVSNFDSVYTNIMYHFSGQDRAFLLSTMIGYYALQQKTEYQSKLLHVIQEAPKYVHNQQYLNYIHRAEQFYTMINHPFPDSVLTHTYLISFNGNKKITLKELLNHYKGKALYLDFWASWCAICRFEITGSHPARQYLAQKDVKWICISRDTDEKAWLKAVKKDSVLQNQYLLCNVPASPLLKYLNINYVPRYVLMDNQHDIKEPNAPHPASYFSNKNFEKLKKSIQEITGK, encoded by the coding sequence ATGAGAAAAGCATTTTTCAGACAGAATCCTTATTTCAAAAAAGGGGGCGATTTAAACCAGTATAAGCAGGCACTCCTTGCCTATAAAAACAGGCAAATGGATTCGTTGACGGATTACGTCCGAAAGCATAAGGTTTCAAAGGATTTTATCGATTATGCAAAGGCAGAAATTAACAATGAATATGTTTATCGTTTATTTATACCGCTCGATAATAAATATGTTTCCAGGCATGATTTGCCTTCCGGCTATTTGCAGGATGCCATACCCGAAAAAAATAAAGTGTCCCGTGCTTATAAAACAGCTTTAGCCGATAAATATATTTACAACTACACCCATTCCCCAGTATCTAATTTTGATTCTGTTTATACGAATATCATGTATCATTTCTCCGGTCAGGACAGGGCTTTCTTATTGAGTACCATGATTGGATATTATGCGTTACAACAAAAAACCGAATACCAATCCAAACTATTACATGTTATTCAGGAAGCACCAAAATACGTGCATAACCAACAGTATCTAAATTACATCCACAGAGCAGAACAGTTTTACACGATGATCAACCATCCTTTTCCGGATAGTGTTCTTACCCATACGTATTTAATATCTTTTAACGGGAACAAAAAAATAACATTGAAAGAATTATTGAATCATTATAAAGGCAAAGCGCTTTATCTGGATTTTTGGGCCAGCTGGTGCGCTATCTGTAGATTTGAAATTACCGGATCCCATCCGGCAAGACAGTATTTGGCCCAAAAGGATGTAAAATGGATTTGCATTTCAAGAGATACTGATGAGAAAGCCTGGTTAAAAGCAGTTAAAAAAGACAGCGTGTTACAAAATCAATATCTATTATGTAATGTTCCCGCTTCTCCATTACTCAAATACCTGAATATTAATTATGTTCCACGATATGTATTGATGGATAACCAACATGACATTAAAGAACCGAATGCACCACATCCTGCTTCTTATTTCAGCAACAAAAACTTTGAAAAATTAAAAAAGAGCATTCAGGAAATTACCGGAAAATGA
- a CDS encoding spermidine synthase, translating into MKNGNRFLKESKMFSFLRKVFPEWFPAEKVQTRYNQLEVIRQKGQWVLNAPHVNYSFGSLHRVFQSAFQELKPDLESVRHVLILGFGAGSVAQILQHEMQCRCSITGVEIDEKIVELGRKYFRLNRLKNLTLVVDDAANFLSRHPSSVFDLIVVDVFLDHRIPEKFLASAFLQQVDRYLAPGGQVLFNYLLYDFRARSQKAPFEKAFRSVFQDVRIIAPAKQPDNVVFAGKK; encoded by the coding sequence TTGAAAAACGGAAACCGGTTTTTAAAGGAAAGTAAAATGTTTTCTTTTTTGCGAAAAGTTTTTCCGGAATGGTTTCCTGCAGAAAAGGTGCAAACCCGGTATAATCAGCTGGAAGTAATCCGGCAAAAAGGACAATGGGTGCTGAATGCTCCGCATGTGAATTACTCATTTGGCAGTCTTCATCGCGTTTTTCAATCGGCTTTTCAGGAACTTAAACCGGACCTTGAATCGGTTCGTCATGTGCTGATTCTGGGATTTGGCGCGGGAAGTGTGGCGCAGATCCTGCAACACGAAATGCAATGCCGTTGCTCAATAACCGGTGTGGAAATTGATGAAAAAATAGTGGAACTGGGGCGGAAATATTTCCGGCTCAACCGTTTAAAAAACCTGACACTGGTGGTGGATGATGCCGCCAATTTCCTTTCTCGCCATCCTTCTTCCGTTTTTGACCTTATTGTGGTGGATGTTTTTCTGGATCACCGTATTCCGGAAAAGTTTTTGGCATCTGCTTTTTTACAGCAGGTTGACCGGTATTTGGCGCCCGGCGGGCAGGTTTTGTTCAACTATCTTTTGTACGATTTCCGGGCCCGCAGTCAAAAAGCGCCTTTTGAAAAGGCTTTCCGTTCTGTTTTTCAGGATGTCCGGATCATTGCTCCTGCAAAACAACCGGACAATGTTGTTTTTGCCGGGAAAAAATGA
- the scpB gene encoding methylmalonyl-CoA decarboxylase — translation MQFIQTEQKERLGTLWLDNDAKSNSLNLTMIDEMTEAFDAFEKNRAGVVVLRSNPQAKVWCAGLRIDQLPSPGKDPVPYAYSLEKILTAIENFSGVVIAMIDGSVWGGGCELAFACDILVGGPRASFAITPAKIGAPYNPNQVNRVLQRVGSNIAMELFFTADVMPAERAAHLGILNHLVASEKLETFTLNMASKILNNAPLAISLIKKQVRQLATRTVEQVTQDEENREAVKRVYFSRDFEEGKKAFLEKRKPVFKGK, via the coding sequence ATGCAGTTTATTCAGACCGAACAGAAAGAGCGACTGGGCACTTTGTGGCTTGACAACGATGCGAAGAGCAATTCGCTTAACCTGACAATGATTGATGAAATGACGGAAGCATTTGATGCTTTCGAAAAAAACAGGGCAGGCGTAGTGGTCTTGCGCAGTAACCCGCAGGCAAAAGTGTGGTGTGCCGGCTTACGAATTGACCAGCTTCCGTCTCCCGGAAAAGATCCGGTGCCGTATGCTTACAGCCTGGAAAAAATCCTTACGGCCATTGAAAATTTTTCGGGGGTGGTTATTGCCATGATCGACGGGAGTGTTTGGGGAGGAGGATGCGAACTGGCTTTTGCCTGCGACATCCTGGTGGGCGGTCCGCGGGCATCGTTTGCCATTACCCCGGCCAAAATTGGTGCGCCGTACAATCCCAACCAGGTAAACCGTGTCTTGCAGCGGGTGGGAAGTAATATTGCCATGGAATTGTTCTTTACCGCCGATGTGATGCCAGCCGAAAGAGCGGCTCATCTTGGAATATTAAATCATCTTGTTGCTTCGGAGAAGCTCGAAACCTTTACCCTGAACATGGCGTCGAAAATTTTAAATAATGCTCCGCTGGCCATTTCACTCATCAAAAAACAAGTTCGTCAACTGGCTACCCGGACTGTGGAACAGGTGACACAGGATGAGGAAAACCGCGAAGCGGTCAAACGCGTTTATTTCAGTCGCGATTTTGAAGAAGGGAAAAAGGCTTTTCTTGAAAAACGGAAACCGGTTTTTAAAGGAAAGTAA
- a CDS encoding TlpA family protein disulfide reductase encodes MITRQKIFLLFALFFLGTEIQAQTFHLRGTIPGMSNSDVFLLEDFADSQKMVDTAKTDISGTFDFTFKKDMPVGMYRIMTPLGQVFNVIYNHENIAFEATGLQGNDQIKVEKSIENLIYYKYLHVKSKDELRINILMPVLQYYPPADTFYAVIRHQVEKLQEETAQVTHTLIAQNPGTLAAHFIAMDQPVYPPATIPATAQEQWIKKHYLDHVDFNDTLLLRTRLFTAKLVGYLSLYQKDGMDKKAMEKAFTAPVDTLLKKARVNEKMYLFTLGYFLKGFQSFGFEHLLEHIAKTQNLSSLPGNDPEKLALESQLQIIRRLAIGKTAPDFKAKTLKGKKIQLSKINAQHTLLVFWASWCPHCTATLPKLKKYYDPAHPEKLQVIAISVDNDRKSLEKEIKKEGYLWPNIARLKGWDSPIALEYGISSTPTFILLDKDKKIVAKPGNLHELEQLLNTIEKKK; translated from the coding sequence ATGATTACCAGACAAAAAATCTTTTTGCTTTTTGCACTGTTCTTTTTGGGAACAGAAATACAAGCCCAGACTTTTCATTTGCGCGGAACCATTCCGGGCATGAGCAATTCGGATGTCTTTCTTCTGGAAGACTTCGCTGACTCGCAAAAAATGGTAGATACGGCCAAAACCGACATCTCCGGCACATTTGATTTTACTTTTAAAAAAGATATGCCGGTGGGGATGTACCGGATAATGACGCCTCTGGGACAAGTTTTCAACGTTATCTACAATCATGAAAACATTGCCTTTGAGGCTACCGGACTCCAGGGCAATGACCAGATCAAGGTAGAAAAATCAATTGAAAACCTTATCTATTACAAATATCTTCATGTAAAAAGCAAAGACGAACTCCGCATTAACATTCTGATGCCCGTTTTACAATACTACCCTCCTGCCGACACTTTTTATGCGGTCATCCGCCATCAGGTAGAAAAGCTGCAGGAAGAAACGGCACAGGTAACCCACACGCTGATTGCCCAAAATCCGGGAACCCTGGCCGCCCACTTTATTGCCATGGACCAACCGGTTTATCCGCCGGCCACTATTCCGGCAACGGCACAAGAACAGTGGATAAAAAAACACTATCTTGATCATGTGGATTTCAACGATACACTGCTGTTGCGCACCCGCCTTTTCACAGCCAAACTGGTAGGTTATCTTTCGCTTTATCAAAAAGACGGAATGGACAAAAAAGCCATGGAAAAAGCTTTTACCGCTCCGGTAGATACCCTGCTGAAAAAAGCCCGCGTCAACGAAAAAATGTATCTCTTCACATTGGGATACTTTTTAAAAGGATTTCAGAGTTTCGGATTCGAACACCTTTTAGAGCATATTGCCAAAACCCAAAACCTTTCAAGTCTTCCGGGAAACGATCCGGAGAAACTGGCATTGGAAAGTCAGTTGCAGATCATCCGGCGGCTGGCCATCGGCAAAACCGCTCCGGATTTCAAAGCCAAAACACTGAAAGGAAAGAAAATACAGCTCAGCAAAATAAATGCCCAACATACCTTACTCGTTTTTTGGGCAAGCTGGTGCCCCCATTGTACAGCTACCCTGCCCAAACTGAAAAAATATTACGATCCGGCACATCCTGAAAAACTTCAGGTCATTGCCATTTCTGTGGACAACGACCGCAAGTCGCTGGAAAAAGAAATAAAAAAAGAAGGTTATCTCTGGCCCAACATTGCCCGGTTAAAAGGATGGGATAGTCCGATTGCCCTGGAATACGGGATTTCTTCCACCCCGACTTTCATTTTGCTAGATAAAGACAAAAAAATTGTGGCCAAGCCGGGAAACCTGCACGAGCTGGAGCAGTTGCTGAACACCATCGAAAAAAAGAAATAA
- a CDS encoding DMT family transporter gives MLRNKELIRGTAAIGFSAILWGFDGVVLTPRLQGLDVGYVVFMLHAIPFVLMNFFMFNEYKQLKNFVRQDYITFSLIALFGGAIGTMAIVKALFLVNFQDLSVVVLLQKLQPIFAISLASVLLKEKIKKDFAIWATLAIVASYFLTFGWHLPNMHTDRNTIYAALLAILAAFSFGSSTVFSKKILLHFDFKTATFFRYGFTALFMLIYVLAFGKYTELMHTDRIHWIFFVLIGLTTGSGAIFIYYYGLRRVKAIVATISELLFPVSAIFFDYVINGSLLSPVQFIAAAVMVFSIIKLST, from the coding sequence ATTTTGAGAAACAAAGAGCTTATTCGCGGAACAGCGGCCATTGGCTTTTCAGCCATTCTGTGGGGATTCGACGGCGTGGTACTCACCCCGCGCCTGCAAGGACTGGATGTGGGTTATGTGGTTTTTATGCTGCATGCCATTCCTTTTGTTCTCATGAATTTTTTCATGTTCAACGAATATAAGCAGCTTAAAAATTTCGTCCGGCAAGATTACATCACCTTTTCTCTCATTGCCCTGTTTGGTGGCGCCATCGGCACCATGGCCATTGTAAAAGCCCTTTTTCTGGTCAATTTTCAGGACTTATCGGTTGTTGTTTTACTGCAAAAGCTGCAACCCATTTTCGCCATCTCCCTGGCTTCTGTTTTGTTGAAAGAAAAGATCAAAAAAGATTTCGCCATCTGGGCTACCCTGGCCATCGTTGCCAGTTATTTCCTGACCTTTGGATGGCACCTACCCAACATGCATACCGACCGGAACACGATTTATGCGGCACTGTTGGCTATTCTTGCTGCGTTTTCTTTCGGGAGCTCAACGGTTTTTTCCAAAAAGATCCTTTTACATTTTGATTTTAAAACCGCCACCTTTTTCCGCTACGGATTTACAGCCCTGTTTATGCTGATATATGTCCTTGCTTTTGGAAAATATACCGAGCTCATGCATACCGACCGGATACACTGGATCTTTTTTGTATTGATCGGGTTAACCACCGGTTCCGGGGCTATTTTCATCTATTATTACGGCTTGCGCCGGGTAAAAGCCATTGTAGCGACCATCAGCGAGCTGCTTTTTCCGGTTTCGGCCATCTTTTTTGATTATGTCATCAACGGCAGTCTGCTTTCGCCGGTACAATTTATTGCGGCAGCGGTTATGGTATTCTCCATTATCAAACTGAGTACCTGA
- a CDS encoding putative signal transducing protein, translating to MMEDIKLIYTGSHVEALFLQELLKENGIGSMLKDVLEESVSAGWAQGSPEDSTKLYVETFNYEKAKKLLDEYFATRDKKKK from the coding sequence ATGATGGAAGACATAAAATTAATTTATACGGGTTCGCATGTAGAAGCCCTGTTTTTACAGGAATTATTAAAAGAAAACGGCATCGGCTCCATGCTGAAAGATGTTCTCGAAGAGAGCGTCAGTGCCGGATGGGCACAAGGCTCTCCGGAAGATTCCACCAAACTCTATGTGGAAACATTTAACTACGAAAAAGCCAAAAAACTGCTGGACGAATACTTTGCCACAAGAGATAAGAAAAAAAAGTAG
- a CDS encoding aminotransferase class IV, whose translation METALLNYFIVDTQLRSTCDFNPFFLEKGKSIYEVLRVENGIPVFLAEHIDRFFSSAQLEQVNTGLTPDFIRKAIRLLITENRMQTGNIKFLSHQNDAGDNRFMAWVMPFFYPSSAQYREGVTVGTMAGERHNPNAKKALYALRQKADRMIKEKGWYEVVYVNRKKIITEGSRSNIFFIKQNQLVTPELSLVLPGITRSKVIMLARQNNIELDEREIRREETGHFDACFLTGTSPKVLPVRRFDDTAFDVSHPVIQYIMKAYDRCVEEDIRKFRW comes from the coding sequence ATGGAAACTGCATTACTGAATTATTTTATTGTAGATACACAACTCCGTTCTACGTGCGATTTTAATCCTTTTTTTCTCGAAAAGGGAAAGAGCATTTATGAAGTGCTGCGCGTAGAAAACGGGATTCCTGTGTTTCTGGCCGAACATATCGACCGTTTTTTCTCTTCGGCACAACTTGAACAGGTCAACACCGGACTTACTCCGGACTTTATCCGAAAGGCCATCCGTTTACTGATTACCGAGAACCGGATGCAAACCGGTAACATTAAATTTTTATCCCATCAGAATGATGCCGGCGACAACCGGTTCATGGCCTGGGTCATGCCTTTTTTTTATCCGTCTTCTGCTCAATACCGCGAAGGTGTAACCGTAGGCACCATGGCAGGGGAACGGCACAACCCAAATGCCAAAAAAGCCCTGTATGCTCTCCGCCAAAAAGCAGACCGCATGATCAAAGAAAAAGGATGGTACGAAGTGGTTTATGTCAACCGGAAAAAGATAATCACCGAAGGAAGCCGTTCCAACATCTTTTTTATCAAACAAAACCAGCTGGTTACCCCGGAACTTTCGCTGGTCTTACCCGGCATTACCCGTTCAAAGGTAATCATGCTGGCGCGCCAAAATAATATCGAACTGGACGAAAGAGAAATCCGGAGAGAAGAAACCGGGCATTTCGATGCCTGCTTTTTAACCGGAACCAGCCCGAAAGTTTTGCCGGTACGTCGTTTTGATGACACCGCTTTCGACGTATCTCATCCGGTTATACAATACATCATGAAAGCTTACGACCGTTGTGTGGAAGAAGACATCCGGAAATTCCGGTGGTAA
- a CDS encoding SPOR domain-containing protein yields MGIQKGRFYFFGLILIWLPVLLYGQKKVPSSYCLHPVEKQLADSINHIRKIHGKKALPLSVSLCYVARTHVNDLLKHHPDTSICNLSSWSNKGHWKPCCYNRYVTNHECMWRKPKELTSYPYRGYEMAAYSQDTMNIDSIIAMWEVSPEALSMILTNGIWEKKSWACMGIGVNSHYISVWFGQRADRAGKPKMCHKSSKNNKENQAITHGYYLIYGSFPNQASATRALKQIKAKGFKKAGILKSKKHIRVYLYHSSNFQFIKKERQKWKKKYPGLWILQE; encoded by the coding sequence ATGGGGATACAAAAGGGACGATTTTATTTTTTTGGGTTAATTTTGATCTGGCTTCCCGTACTTTTGTACGGTCAAAAAAAGGTACCTTCCTCCTACTGTTTACATCCCGTTGAGAAACAACTGGCTGACAGCATAAATCACATCAGGAAAATCCACGGAAAAAAAGCCCTTCCCTTATCGGTTTCTCTCTGTTATGTAGCCCGCACGCATGTAAACGATTTGCTCAAACACCATCCGGACACAAGCATTTGCAATTTGTCAAGCTGGTCAAACAAGGGGCACTGGAAACCTTGCTGCTACAACCGCTATGTCACCAACCACGAATGTATGTGGCGAAAGCCCAAAGAGCTGACCAGCTATCCGTACCGCGGTTATGAAATGGCAGCTTATTCGCAGGATACCATGAACATCGACAGTATTATTGCCATGTGGGAAGTCAGTCCCGAAGCGCTTTCCATGATCCTGACCAACGGCATTTGGGAAAAGAAATCATGGGCCTGTATGGGAATTGGGGTAAACAGTCATTATATTTCTGTATGGTTTGGCCAGCGAGCCGACCGGGCCGGAAAACCAAAAATGTGTCACAAATCATCAAAAAACAATAAAGAGAATCAAGCAATAACCCACGGATACTATCTGATTTACGGCAGTTTTCCTAATCAAGCATCAGCTACCAGGGCTTTAAAACAAATAAAAGCAAAAGGATTCAAAAAAGCCGGGATCCTGAAAAGCAAAAAACATATCCGGGTTTATCTTTACCATTCTTCCAACTTTCAGTTTATTAAAAAAGAACGGCAAAAATGGAAGAAAAAATATCCCGGATTATGGATTCTGCAGGAGTAA
- a CDS encoding aconitase/3-isopropylmalate dehydratase large subunit family protein, translating to MTIIEKIIAAHSVQEKVKPGDIVDIEIDARVARDFGGPNVVKNIETFGLTVDDPSKTFFTFDTNPTGSDQKYAANQQVVRVFARKHGIKVFDINNGIGTHTLIREGLAWPGSTAVTTDSHANILGAIGAFGQGMGDKDIAAAFHRGKVWFKVPPTVKLNLTGQLPEKVTAKDIVLNLLHEFGANKLLGMAVEFYGDAVDRLTLDQRITIASMGTEMGVIILLFPPNREVMDYCEQATGRKLKPVLADSDAQYIKEYTVDVSRFVPMVSRPGKPHNTVDINTEKRVKIDSAFVGSCTNGRMEDMRTVARILKGRKVAPGVVLKIVPATDKIWRQCLDEGLLTIFKDAGALVSNAGCAGCAAGQVGQNGPGEVTISTGNRNFPGKQGKGLVYLASPASVAASAVAGYITTEDDIPERPAHFDYENSEIDYKPAAHYEHEPVEKPVIVKGRVWLIRKDDIDTDMIFHNRYLQITDPEKMGQYIFDNLEGYEDFAKKVQPGDIVVTGKNFGAGSSRQQAVDGFKTLGVQAILAESFGAIYERNAINAALPVLTYESLDALELKDGDVITVNFETGEVTSERTGKTVRITPFSQVQMEIYKNDGLF from the coding sequence ATGACCATTATAGAAAAAATTATTGCAGCGCATTCCGTACAGGAAAAAGTAAAACCCGGTGATATTGTAGACATTGAAATTGATGCCCGGGTAGCCCGCGATTTTGGCGGTCCTAACGTGGTAAAAAACATTGAAACGTTTGGGCTGACCGTGGATGATCCGTCCAAAACCTTTTTCACTTTTGACACCAACCCTACGGGAAGCGACCAAAAGTATGCTGCCAACCAACAGGTCGTTCGTGTTTTTGCCCGGAAACACGGCATCAAAGTTTTTGATATAAACAATGGTATTGGTACCCACACGCTCATTCGTGAAGGATTGGCATGGCCCGGTTCCACGGCAGTAACGACCGATTCGCACGCCAATATTCTTGGAGCCATCGGCGCATTTGGACAGGGAATGGGCGATAAAGACATTGCCGCAGCATTTCATCGCGGAAAAGTATGGTTCAAGGTTCCGCCCACTGTAAAACTAAACCTGACCGGACAACTTCCGGAAAAAGTAACCGCTAAAGACATTGTTTTAAACCTGTTACATGAATTCGGAGCCAACAAGCTGCTGGGTATGGCCGTGGAATTTTATGGTGATGCCGTAGACCGTTTAACATTAGACCAACGAATTACCATTGCTTCCATGGGAACCGAAATGGGAGTGATCATCCTGCTGTTCCCGCCTAACCGCGAAGTCATGGACTACTGCGAACAAGCTACCGGAAGAAAATTAAAACCGGTTTTGGCAGACAGTGATGCCCAATATATAAAAGAATATACCGTCGATGTAAGCCGTTTTGTTCCTATGGTCAGCCGTCCGGGAAAACCCCACAACACGGTGGATATCAATACCGAAAAACGGGTAAAAATTGACTCCGCCTTTGTGGGCAGCTGTACCAACGGCCGCATGGAAGACATGCGCACCGTAGCACGGATTCTGAAAGGAAGAAAAGTAGCGCCGGGCGTTGTTCTGAAAATTGTTCCGGCAACCGATAAGATCTGGCGGCAATGCCTTGACGAAGGACTGCTTACCATCTTCAAAGATGCCGGAGCACTGGTTTCCAATGCCGGATGTGCCGGATGTGCCGCAGGACAGGTAGGACAAAACGGACCAGGAGAAGTAACCATCAGCACCGGAAACCGGAATTTCCCCGGGAAACAGGGAAAAGGACTGGTTTACCTTGCTTCACCGGCATCCGTAGCGGCATCGGCAGTAGCCGGATACATCACCACCGAAGATGACATCCCGGAAAGGCCGGCCCATTTTGATTACGAAAATTCGGAAATCGATTATAAACCGGCTGCCCATTATGAGCACGAACCGGTGGAAAAACCGGTAATTGTAAAAGGCCGTGTATGGCTCATCCGGAAAGATGATATTGACACGGATATGATTTTCCATAACCGTTATCTGCAGATCACAGACCCGGAAAAAATGGGACAGTACATTTTTGACAATCTGGAAGGTTATGAAGATTTTGCAAAAAAAGTACAACCGGGAGACATTGTGGTAACCGGGAAGAATTTCGGTGCAGGAAGTTCGCGCCAGCAGGCGGTGGACGGTTTTAAAACCCTTGGGGTACAGGCTATCCTTGCCGAATCGTTTGGTGCCATTTACGAAAGAAATGCCATTAATGCTGCACTGCCGGTACTTACTTACGAGTCGCTGGACGCTTTGGAGCTAAAAGACGGTGATGTGATTACCGTGAACTTTGAAACGGGAGAAGTAACTTCTGAAAGAACCGGGAAAACAGTCCGGATTACCCCTTTCTCACAGGTACAGATGGAAATTTACAAGAATGACGGATTGTTTTAA
- a CDS encoding DUF1858 domain-containing protein, with protein sequence MAKPEITKDILIEELVNHYPFSVRYLMEKGIRCIMCGEPIWGTLEEAAQEKGFSDADIEGFVTEMKELATKETGDTTPEKKIDVKKME encoded by the coding sequence ATGGCTAAACCGGAAATCACCAAAGACATCTTAATCGAAGAACTGGTCAATCATTATCCTTTTTCGGTACGTTATCTGATGGAAAAAGGCATCCGTTGCATCATGTGCGGCGAACCCATCTGGGGGACGCTGGAAGAAGCAGCCCAGGAAAAAGGGTTTTCTGATGCCGATATTGAAGGATTTGTAACCGAAATGAAAGAATTGGCCACCAAAGAAACCGGCGATACAACACCGGAAAAAAAGATTGATGTCAAAAAGATGGAATAA
- a CDS encoding bifunctional metallophosphatase/5'-nucleotidase, with amino-acid sequence MRKILLIVALFLSAALFAQEPKQPRTVHLKILETSDVHGCVFPQDLVYQRTRRGSLAQVETFVKQLRADKKQNVILLDNGDVLQGTPFVYFYNYVDTDTIHQLAAVMNYMGYAAGTVGNHDIEPGHAVYDKFRKEIDFPWMAANAVDDATGKPYFKPYVILHRDGLKIAVLGMITPAIPNWLPPSIWSGMHFEGMVKTARYWVKVIKEKEHPDLLIGLFHSGTDSHYGIDVPGQPIEDASLLVAKEVPGFDVVFAGHDHKPSDQKVLNTAGKEVLVLDPGAHAERVSVADITLTYNPKTGQYQKTINGHLQSMAKYRPDSAFMARFKPDFVQVKQFVDRPIGKFTQGINAHNALFGPSAFVDIIHQLQLHETHADVSIVSLLSTRARIDKGEIYMRDLFKLYRFENYLYTMRLTGKEIKNLLEYSYGLWFNTMQNKNDHLLLFKKDADGKLVKSKWSGRPELKNPYYNFNSAAGIRYTVDVSKKPGNRIHILSMADGKPFDLNKEYTVAINSYQGNGGGGTLTKGAGIPKKELPQRLISSSKKDIRYLMMQWIEKQGTVTPKSLNEWKVIPEKWVKAAAKRDRELLFGPKK; translated from the coding sequence ATGAGAAAGATTTTATTAATTGTTGCGCTGTTTCTTTCGGCAGCGCTTTTTGCGCAGGAGCCGAAACAGCCCCGGACGGTCCATTTAAAAATATTGGAAACCAGTGATGTACACGGTTGTGTATTTCCACAGGATTTGGTTTATCAACGTACCCGCAGGGGATCGCTGGCACAGGTGGAAACTTTTGTAAAGCAATTGCGTGCCGATAAAAAACAAAATGTAATCCTGTTGGATAACGGAGATGTTTTGCAAGGCACTCCGTTTGTATACTTTTATAATTATGTAGATACGGATACAATCCATCAGTTGGCAGCGGTTATGAATTATATGGGATATGCAGCCGGTACGGTCGGAAACCATGATATTGAACCCGGACATGCCGTGTATGATAAGTTCCGGAAAGAAATTGATTTTCCGTGGATGGCGGCCAACGCAGTGGATGATGCCACCGGGAAGCCTTATTTCAAACCGTATGTGATCTTGCATCGTGACGGACTGAAAATAGCGGTGTTGGGAATGATTACACCGGCTATCCCCAACTGGCTTCCGCCCTCTATCTGGTCGGGAATGCATTTTGAAGGCATGGTAAAAACAGCCCGTTATTGGGTGAAAGTGATCAAAGAAAAAGAACATCCCGATTTGTTGATCGGTTTGTTCCATTCGGGTACCGACAGTCATTACGGCATTGATGTGCCGGGACAACCCATAGAAGATGCTTCGTTGCTTGTGGCAAAAGAAGTACCGGGATTTGATGTCGTTTTTGCCGGCCATGATCATAAACCCAGTGACCAAAAGGTGCTTAATACCGCCGGAAAAGAAGTGCTGGTCTTAGATCCCGGAGCTCATGCCGAAAGGGTTTCTGTGGCTGATATTACCTTAACATACAATCCTAAAACCGGACAATATCAGAAAACCATTAACGGACACTTGCAAAGTATGGCAAAATATCGCCCGGACAGTGCTTTTATGGCCCGGTTTAAACCCGACTTTGTTCAGGTGAAACAGTTTGTGGATCGTCCTATTGGGAAATTTACGCAGGGAATCAATGCCCATAATGCACTGTTTGGTCCTTCGGCATTTGTGGACATCATTCATCAATTGCAATTGCACGAAACCCATGCTGATGTTTCCATTGTGTCGTTGCTTTCTACCCGTGCCCGTATCGATAAGGGCGAGATTTACATGCGCGACTTGTTTAAATTGTACCGTTTTGAAAACTACTTGTATACCATGCGTTTAACGGGTAAAGAGATTAAAAACCTGTTGGAGTATTCGTACGGCTTGTGGTTTAATACAATGCAGAACAAAAACGATCATCTGCTTTTGTTCAAGAAAGATGCTGACGGGAAACTGGTCAAATCAAAATGGTCGGGACGTCCGGAGCTGAAAAATCCGTACTATAATTTTAATTCGGCTGCCGGAATCCGTTATACCGTGGATGTGAGTAAAAAACCGGGGAACCGGATTCATATTCTCTCTATGGCTGATGGAAAACCTTTCGATTTAAATAAAGAATATACTGTGGCCATCAACTCTTATCAGGGGAATGGCGGTGGCGGAACGCTGACCAAAGGAGCTGGTATCCCGAAAAAAGAACTGCCTCAGCGGCTGATCTCCAGCTCGAAAAAAGATATTCGTTATTTGATGATGCAATGGATCGAAAAACAGGGAACGGTAACCCCAAAATCATTGAACGAATGGAAAGTAATCCCTGAAAAATGGGTAAAAGCAGCCGCCAAACGTGACCGGGAGTTGTTGTTTGGTCCGAAAAAATAG